The following proteins come from a genomic window of Paludisphaera rhizosphaerae:
- a CDS encoding RNA polymerase sigma factor: MRKRVGNVIPSSPEADADGRSELLNGPGVASDVAAVEPTPLDDEGNLNDAWLVERVRRGDHAAFGVLVRRYERKLIRVLTRLVRDPEIARDLAQETFWRVYNRLDRFDTGRRFGPWLFRIGVNLGLDQLRRGRGEPPPGSLDRVHGDEGVPYDPPDPDPRVRAELAQEVQFILAQLPLSYRTILVLRDLEGFSSSEVAAIVGRREATIRWRLSKARERFRQIWERRQDAAQEAATDG, translated from the coding sequence ATGCGGAAACGGGTCGGAAACGTCATCCCTTCATCGCCCGAGGCGGACGCCGACGGGCGAAGCGAACTCCTGAACGGGCCTGGCGTTGCGTCTGACGTGGCGGCGGTCGAGCCGACGCCCCTGGACGACGAGGGGAACCTCAACGACGCCTGGCTCGTCGAGCGGGTGCGGCGAGGCGACCACGCGGCCTTCGGCGTTCTCGTGAGGCGCTACGAGCGGAAGCTGATCCGGGTGCTGACGCGGCTCGTCCGCGATCCCGAGATCGCCCGCGACCTGGCGCAAGAGACGTTCTGGCGGGTGTACAACCGGCTGGATCGTTTCGACACGGGGAGGCGCTTCGGCCCCTGGCTGTTCCGCATCGGCGTCAACCTGGGCCTGGATCAGCTTCGGCGCGGGCGGGGCGAGCCGCCCCCCGGGTCGCTGGATCGGGTCCACGGCGACGAAGGCGTCCCCTATGACCCGCCCGACCCTGACCCCCGCGTCCGGGCCGAGCTGGCTCAGGAAGTTCAGTTCATCCTGGCCCAACTTCCGCTGTCGTACCGAACCATCCTGGTGCTCCGCGACCTGGAAGGGTTCTCGTCGTCGGAAGTGGCCGCGATCGTGGGAAGACGAGAGGCGACGATCCGCTGGCGCCTGTCGAAGGCGCGGGAGAGGTTTCGCCAAATCTGGGAGCGTCGCCAGGATGCGGCGCAGGAGGCAGCCACGGACGGCTGA